ACCGAGAAAACTTTCAATATCCGCAAACATTTGGATCAGATGGAGAAGGAAGAAAAAAGCGGACTGAAAGGTATAGAGATCCGTGAAAAACAAAAAGAACTGGGTAAGGATGATTTTTTGAAATTACTTCTCACTCAATTGTCCCATCAAGATCCGACCAATCCGGTTCAGGACAAAGACTTCATCGCGCAGATGGCACAGTTCTCTTCTTTGGAACAGATGAAAAACATTTCTTCCGGAATTCAAAGAATGGAATCTAAACAAAGTTATTCGGTCGTGGGAAAGATGGTTTCCGGACCGGATCTGGTATCGGGAGAAGATGTAACCGGAATCGCCGGTGCAATTCTATTTGATAACGAAGGCAAAACATATGTTCGGGTGAACGGAAGAATGATTGATGTTGCAAAACTCAATTTGATTTCGGATCCGGAAGTATTAAAGGCTGAGACGATGATGCAACCGCAAACACCTCAGGCGCTTCCCAATAATACGTTAAAAAAACAAGAAGCATATCAGGATTAATCGAAAGTAGACGATAAGGAAAATAAGGTAACTAGCTATGATGAGATCACTTTACTCCGGAGTATCCGGACTCAAAAACCACCAAGTAAGAATGGATGTTATCGGTAACAACATATCAAACGTTAACACTCACGGATTCAAGACGGAAAGAGTTACCTTTCAGGATATGATTTCCCAAGAGTTGCAAGGTGCGTCGGAACCGAAAGAAAACATCGGTGGAACAAACCCTAAACAAGTGGGACTAGGATCTCTCATCGCAGCAATCGATAAGATCATGACCCAAGGTGCTTTGCAAACTACAGGCAAAAACACGGACATCGCGGTATCAGGCGACGGATTTTTCGTAGTGAAAGACGGTGACAAACAGTTTTATACCAGAGCCGGTGCTTTCAACGTAGATAAGAACGGTTATTATGTGAACCCTGCCAACGGTTTGAAAGTGCAAGGTTGGAATTCACGACTTGACGACAGTGGAAATAAATACATCAACTCCGCAGGTTCCGTTGAAGACATCATTATCCCTCTTTATTCCAAAGAACCGGCACGTGCGACTCAGAATGTTGATTTTCAATCCAACTTGAATGCGAACGTTCCTGCGGTTCCGCCGGATGCAACGGAAGACGACATCAAACGTTATATCAACGATCCGGACCCTCGTCAAAGAAGAGGTCATGTGACTTCCATCAACGTATACGATGAGCAAGGTAACACTCGTCAGTTGGGAGTCGAATTTTACAAAGTTCGTGACAATGTTTGGAAGATGAGAATGAATCTGAACGAAGCCACTCAACTTTCCGTGGACGTATCCGGAACGGGTGGAGAAAATACTTCCGTTTCCGAAAACAACGAATTGGAAGTATCATTTACACCTGATGGAAAAATCATCAGTGTTTCCGACGGAGTGGATTCTCAAACCACCGGAAAACTCCAAGCAAAAGTCGCTTTCCGAATTCCGGGTAATCCAACTCAACAGACTTTCAGCCTGAACTTAGGGGAAGCAGGTCTTGTGGGAGGAATCACTCAATTTTCTTCCGATTTCACTACGAAAGCGGTAAAACAAGACGGTTATGCAATGGGTTATATGGAATCTTTTTCCATTGATAACACAGGAACCGTAACCGGAGTATTTTCGAACGGAGTGAGACAACCTCTTGCCAGAATTGCGATGGCGGTTTTCACAAACTCTGCCGGTCTCAACAAAGAAGGGGACACAATGTACAGCTATTCCATGAACTCAGGCGAAGCGAACATCGGAGAGGCAGGATCGCAAGGTCGGGGAAAAATCAACGCGGGACTTTTGGAAATGTCAAACGTTGATCTTTCCGATCAGTTTACGGATATGATCGTGACCCAAAGAGGATTCCAAGCCAACTCAAGAACCATCGTGACATCCGATCAGATGATCCAGGAAGTTCTAGGTCTCAAACGATAATCATAAACCGAACTATGGGGCGTAAGCCCCATTTTTTCCTTGAATTATGCAAAATTCTAAGAATACTGGGTCAAATCATTATTTTTAGAACTGCAAGTCCTTGTCCCATTTTCAAAAAAACTTCCTACTCACATTAATCCTTCTGGCGGCCATCGCCTATCCTCCGTTATATTATTCAGTTCTGGACACGATTCAGAAGGAATCGTTGCCGAAAAATTATAATGCACCCGCTTTACTTCCTCATATTGCACTTGGGGATTGGAAATTGGGGAATTACAAAGACGAAGATTCGATTGCTAAGGCGATTCGAAATATCGTTCACCTTCAGTTTGCAGAGATGTCCGGATCCGTTTTTTACGGGGACACGGAGACATTGCGACAAACCCAAAAAGACAATCTTCATATCATTCTATTGGGTGATTTTTCTCTGACCAAAGATTTTTTGGAATTCAGGCCCAAACTTTATTTTCCCAAAACCAAAAAGTTTTACAACGGGGATTCTTTTACGGTTTCCTGGCCGGAACTAGGAACCTTTCCCGCTAAAATCACCCGTTCTTATCATCATTTGATTTCCGAAACCATCCGTCTTCATCGGATCTTACTAAATCCTCCCAAACTTGTCGCAGAGGATTTTGATACCGAGGTACTTTCTTCGGATGAATTTTTGGCCTACGTTTCTCTTTTTTCCGAAAAGGGATTGGATGAAGAAAAGCTAACGGTTGTTAACAATATTTCGCTTACTTCTCCGAAAGCTTCCTTTGTTTTTTACGAAAGGATGAAACGGGATTTTACAGTCAAAGGAATTGCGAGCCACAAAGAGCTTTGGAAGGAATGGGAAGACAACAAAAATCCGATCCATTCCATTTATGCATCTCAGTTCGCTTATTCGATAGCAATCGGTCTCTTTCATTCTCCCGATTGGGAAAAATCCTGGGACTATCTCCAACTAGCGCGCAAAAAACGGGAAGCAACCGATCAAATTTTTCATTTCGAATATGCTAATACTCTTTCCCTCTTGGGGCAAGTTTTGATCCGCCAAGGCAAAAAAGAAGATGCGGTTTATTATCTTACTTCCGCAAAAGAATTATATGCAAGTTTGGGCCTTTCTGCGGACGAAGATGCTCTTCGCAATCTTTGGTATCATTCTTTATTACTTGCAAGCCTGGTACAAAAGGAAGTTGCTCTCGGCGGGTTTTTCCAGTTGGAATCTTATTTTTCTCAAAAGAAAGATTTCGAATCTGCGCTATTTTATTTTGACTTCGCCAAATTGGAATATGATCTGAAAGCATATCCTTCCGCCTTCGATTGTCTGCAAAAATCCCGTAGCATTTTATTTGAAAAACAACTTACAAATCATGAATTGAATTTTATCGTATTGCAGTTGCAAGCTGCCGTTCTATACAAACTGGGTAAAGTGAACGATGCTAAGGTTTTATGGGAAGAAATTGTCGCTTCCCGGTTGTTGCTTCCCAGCGAAGATAAAATCTTTTATCGCGAATCCTTGTTTGGGCTTGCTTTGATTTATTTGCAGAAAGGTGCGACCGCGGAATCGGACAATTTGTACAGGAATTATACCAGACTTACTCCCTACAGTCAGATCCAAACATTAAGCGGCAATCCTTTGGTTCCTGATTATATCTATCCCGGAGTTTTGAATTCTCCCGACTTGAATCTTTTTACCAATTTGGAAGAGTCAGTAATCAGGTCATATACAGGGCGTTATATTTTTTCAGGTCAGGAAGAAGAGATTCGTGCCAGAACCTATGACAACAGACTCGAAGACACGAATGAATTTTTGAGAGATTTGTTGGAAAAGGATTTTTTCGGAACACCTGCACTTGCTTCTCTGAAAGAAGACATTTTTCCCAAACATCTTTCCTATGAAAAAGGAGAGAATGTAGTGTTCTTGGATATCGGTCCCGCTTTAAACAATCCCGATGCACCGGGAATCACTTCTCAGTCCGTAGCATTTCATTTTCCCAAGATGGAAGTGGTTCTTTGGGAACTACCGAAGGAAGTGGATTTGTTTTTGAAAAAAGTTCCCATGGATAAAAAACAGCAGCTTTATTCGTTTCGAAACATTCGGATTCTCGCCGCAGACGGAGTAGGGAATTTCAATAAGGAATATTACGAACCTAAAAATTGGATTTTAAGTAATCGTAATATCCCCACCGTCAAAAATAAAACTGTTATTATACGGGCTGCAAATTCCATCGATATTTACGAAACCTACGCCAAGATCCAGCCTCATTTTCAGGATATAGCGACCGAGCTGAAAGACAATCCGGTTTTGTATTTTTTCAATCGCAGCATTTTGTTAAAACCTAAGGGACAAAGTAAATTTACTTTGATCGGATACCAATCCGTAAGAGGATTTCATCATAATTTCCAAAGCCTGGATCGAAACGGGGAACCTCCGTATACTCTCGCCAAATATACATTAAGTGATAAATGACATGAATCTTCATCCTTTGCAACCGGAACTCAGTATGATCGGATTTATTTCCGCGATTTTGTTTTTGATAGGTATCTTTAATTATTTTTACGATAAAGAATTCCAGTCCGATTTTATTTTTATCTCTTTGTTTTACTTAGTGACTTCTTATTTTCTTTTTTATGCGGTAACAGTTCTCGGACTTTGCCAGGTGCCTTTCTTTTATTTGGAACAGCCGATTGTTAGTTTAACCAATTTGATTTTGTTTTTGGGATTTTCATTTCTCGGAGCCAACTCCGTTTTACCCGAGTTGAAAATGAAATTTCAAGTTCCCTATATTCTAGTTTTGGGAACTGTTTTGTTTCCTATTCTTTATTGGATATTTCATATCGGCGTTTTGGCGAATTTACAGTTTGCAGACAGAGGAGGATTTCTCTCTGTCTGTTTGGCTGCCGGCAGTTTGGTTTGGTTCCATGAGACCTTTTTTCCCGGATCCGGGCAAAATGAAAAAGTTCCTACAAATCAATCGGATTCCGGTTTTCCTTACTTAATTTTTGTACCTTGGGCTTGTCTTGTTTCGTCTAAATCAATACTAAACGAAGTGTACTTGAACCTGGGGTTGGAACTCCTTCTATTAGGGGGAGCTTCCTCCTTCGGTTTTTTTCTATTATCTAAAATTAGAAAACCGGAGAATGTTTCGTTTTCTCCCATCATCGGATTTTTATCGGGCATAACATTCGGTTCGGCATCCAACGGTCTTTCCTTGGCACTGCTTTTGCCGCTCGGTTTTGCACTTGGAGTTTTGTTACAAGTGTTTCATCAGTGGCTTGTGACAAAGTTATGGTCGCAAAAAGCAGCCTGTTTGTTTACCGGTCTTCTAATGGCGGGTGCTGCGGGCGTTTTTTCTCCTCTGCTTACTTGGCAGAGAACGGATTTTCCGCATCCCCCCTTGATCATGTTAGGGGTACAGGCAATCGGTTTGCTAACAGTGTTTTTGTTGTCTTCCTTATCCGCTTCCCTTCTGTTCTTTTTCAGGAAACAATCAAAGAACTGAATTTTTTTTTAAAAGAATAGACATTCCTCCGAGGCTACGACGATATTTGAAATGTGAATAGGGAAAACTTACGGGAACATAAATATATCATCACCGACGATCCCTATTTTGAGGGAAGAGTTTCCGACCACTTCAAAAAGATCCGAGCTAAAGTAATCACTCTCACCGAGCTTGCAAAAATAGAAGAGGAATCACAGCAAAACATTGCTAAGGTGCTTTTTTATCTTTCCCGTTACGAACTGGAAAAAAATCACGCATCCATTCATGAATTTTTGAAACTTCATCCTTCCGTGATGTGTTCTTTCATCGTCAGAGCTCCCATTGATTACACCGGGTTTCAGGCTTTGTCGATTGAGGAAGAGTTGTTTTTTACAAACGTTCCGGACGATGCTCCGGTTATCTTTTTAATCAAAGCGGTCGTAAACGCATTCACCAGCTTGCAAATGGTTGTGGATAAATTCGAACTTCAAAAAAGAATCAATATTTCCACGAATGAAATTTCCAAACTCACAAGGATTGGGATCAGTCTCGCCAATGAGAAGGATTTTACAAAACTACTTCGTGATATTCTGAATTCGGCACGTGAGATTTCCAATTCCGATTCGGGATCATTGTATCTCGTGGAAAAAGATGAAAAAGGAAACCCGCGTAATCTACGTTTTAAAATTTCCGCACTTGATCTGACTTCCGACGAATTCATTCTTCCCATCAATAAAAAAAGTATCGCAGGTTATGTTGCTTTTACCGGAAAACAACTCAACATTCCGAATGTTTACGAGCTATCCGGCAAAGAAGAATATCATTTCAATAATGATTTCGATAAAATGAGCAATTACTACTCCAAATCCATGTTAGTTGTTCCTATGAAGGATCATCATGATGAAGTGGTAGGAGTCATTCAGCTGATCAACCGGAAGAAAAATTTCCATTCCAAACTCAGTCTGGAACAAATGAAAACCGGTCATGTTTTGGAATATGACAAATATTCGGAAGAATTGGTGATGGCTGTTGCGGGCCAAGCTGCAGTCGCCATTCAAAACAACAATCTTGTACATGAAATAGAAACGTTATTCGAAGGCTTTGTTACTGCGAGTGTTTCCGCGATTGAATCCAGGGACCCTACGACTTCGGGTCACTCTTTTCGGGTGGCACAGTACACTGTAGGACTTGCAGAATCAGTAAATCTCATCGGTGTAGGTAGATTCAAAGACGTTATTTTCAATCCGGCTCAAATCAAGGAAATCCGTTACGCATCTTTATTGCATGATTTCGGCAAAGTAGGTGTTCGGGAAAAAGTTCTGGTAAAGGCGAAAAAACTGGAAGACTACGAATTGGATCTGATTCGTTGGAGATTTCATTTTATCGTCAAAGATGTGGAAGCCAAACTCTCTCAGAAAAAAATCGATTATCTGAAAAGGCACGGTAACTCCGGTTATTCGGAGTTCGAACAATCCATTCAATTGGAATATGAGATGGAAAAACAAAAAATGGAAGAGATGATGCGTGTGATTGCACAATCCAACGAACCTACCATTTTGGAAGAAGGAAATTCCAATTTTTTAGAAGAAATTTCCAAGCTTACATACCAGACTACAGAAGGAGGAAATATTTCCCTTCTTCAACCTAAAGAATTCAGTTTTCTTTCGATTCGAAAAGGTTCTCTTGATTTTGAAGAGAGAAGGGAAATCGAATCCCATGTGGAACATACATTTCAGTTTTTAAGCAAAATCCCTTGGACCAGAGAATTGAAAATGGTTCCCGCCATTGCACATGGTCATCATGAAAAATTAAACGGGGGAGGATACCCTCGGGGACTCAGTGCCGTGGAAATTCCTGTCCAAGCGAAGATGATGGCGATTGCCGATATTTTTGATGCGCTCACCGACAAAGATCGTCCTTACAAGAAGGCGGTTCCTTTGGAAAGAGCCTTTGACATTTTGAAGATGGAAGTGAGAGACCAACACATTGACGGAGATCTATTGGATGTGTTTATCGAGAACAGAGTGTATGATAAAGTTTTGCAAAAAAGATTAGAGGGTCAATGAAGCCAGAAAGAAATCTGGATGGATTTTAAACCCTCTTTTACCCGATTTCAAATTTCATATGAACATACGATTTATTTTGAAATCAAGCAAAATGTAAAAGAATTATTGGCCTGGCTTTTTAAACAATTTAAACTTTGCTTCGACTGGAATCGTTGAAATTTGTTTATCCGTATAACGTAACACAGTCGGATCACCTAGCGATTTCGGATAAGAGAAAAAAAATACCATTCGCATATTCCAGCCAGAATCCCCTTT
The nucleotide sequence above comes from Leptospira kobayashii. Encoded proteins:
- the flgE gene encoding flagellar hook protein FlgE, with the translated sequence MMRSLYSGVSGLKNHQVRMDVIGNNISNVNTHGFKTERVTFQDMISQELQGASEPKENIGGTNPKQVGLGSLIAAIDKIMTQGALQTTGKNTDIAVSGDGFFVVKDGDKQFYTRAGAFNVDKNGYYVNPANGLKVQGWNSRLDDSGNKYINSAGSVEDIIIPLYSKEPARATQNVDFQSNLNANVPAVPPDATEDDIKRYINDPDPRQRRGHVTSINVYDEQGNTRQLGVEFYKVRDNVWKMRMNLNEATQLSVDVSGTGGENTSVSENNELEVSFTPDGKIISVSDGVDSQTTGKLQAKVAFRIPGNPTQQTFSLNLGEAGLVGGITQFSSDFTTKAVKQDGYAMGYMESFSIDNTGTVTGVFSNGVRQPLARIAMAVFTNSAGLNKEGDTMYSYSMNSGEANIGEAGSQGRGKINAGLLEMSNVDLSDQFTDMIVTQRGFQANSRTIVTSDQMIQEVLGLKR
- a CDS encoding tetratricopeptide repeat protein; its protein translation is MSHFQKNFLLTLILLAAIAYPPLYYSVLDTIQKESLPKNYNAPALLPHIALGDWKLGNYKDEDSIAKAIRNIVHLQFAEMSGSVFYGDTETLRQTQKDNLHIILLGDFSLTKDFLEFRPKLYFPKTKKFYNGDSFTVSWPELGTFPAKITRSYHHLISETIRLHRILLNPPKLVAEDFDTEVLSSDEFLAYVSLFSEKGLDEEKLTVVNNISLTSPKASFVFYERMKRDFTVKGIASHKELWKEWEDNKNPIHSIYASQFAYSIAIGLFHSPDWEKSWDYLQLARKKREATDQIFHFEYANTLSLLGQVLIRQGKKEDAVYYLTSAKELYASLGLSADEDALRNLWYHSLLLASLVQKEVALGGFFQLESYFSQKKDFESALFYFDFAKLEYDLKAYPSAFDCLQKSRSILFEKQLTNHELNFIVLQLQAAVLYKLGKVNDAKVLWEEIVASRLLLPSEDKIFYRESLFGLALIYLQKGATAESDNLYRNYTRLTPYSQIQTLSGNPLVPDYIYPGVLNSPDLNLFTNLEESVIRSYTGRYIFSGQEEEIRARTYDNRLEDTNEFLRDLLEKDFFGTPALASLKEDIFPKHLSYEKGENVVFLDIGPALNNPDAPGITSQSVAFHFPKMEVVLWELPKEVDLFLKKVPMDKKQQLYSFRNIRILAADGVGNFNKEYYEPKNWILSNRNIPTVKNKTVIIRAANSIDIYETYAKIQPHFQDIATELKDNPVLYFFNRSILLKPKGQSKFTLIGYQSVRGFHHNFQSLDRNGEPPYTLAKYTLSDK
- a CDS encoding HD domain-containing phosphohydrolase, with the protein product MNRENLREHKYIITDDPYFEGRVSDHFKKIRAKVITLTELAKIEEESQQNIAKVLFYLSRYELEKNHASIHEFLKLHPSVMCSFIVRAPIDYTGFQALSIEEELFFTNVPDDAPVIFLIKAVVNAFTSLQMVVDKFELQKRINISTNEISKLTRIGISLANEKDFTKLLRDILNSAREISNSDSGSLYLVEKDEKGNPRNLRFKISALDLTSDEFILPINKKSIAGYVAFTGKQLNIPNVYELSGKEEYHFNNDFDKMSNYYSKSMLVVPMKDHHDEVVGVIQLINRKKNFHSKLSLEQMKTGHVLEYDKYSEELVMAVAGQAAVAIQNNNLVHEIETLFEGFVTASVSAIESRDPTTSGHSFRVAQYTVGLAESVNLIGVGRFKDVIFNPAQIKEIRYASLLHDFGKVGVREKVLVKAKKLEDYELDLIRWRFHFIVKDVEAKLSQKKIDYLKRHGNSGYSEFEQSIQLEYEMEKQKMEEMMRVIAQSNEPTILEEGNSNFLEEISKLTYQTTEGGNISLLQPKEFSFLSIRKGSLDFEERREIESHVEHTFQFLSKIPWTRELKMVPAIAHGHHEKLNGGGYPRGLSAVEIPVQAKMMAIADIFDALTDKDRPYKKAVPLERAFDILKMEVRDQHIDGDLLDVFIENRVYDKVLQKRLEGQ